A region of the Amycolatopsis sp. cg13 genome:
TCGCCCGACGGCCGAGACACAGGAGAAGCAGTGAGCAAGGGCAAGCGCACCTTCCAGCCGAACAACCGTCGTCGCGCGAAGACCCACGGTTTCCGCCTGCGCATGCGGACCCGCGCGGGTCGCGGCATCCTCGCGGCGCGCCGTCGCAAGGGCCGCGCCGAGCTGTCCGCCTGATCCGGCTCCGCGCAACCGCGTCGTGCTGCCCGCTGGCGCACGTCTGCGGCGGAGCGAGGACTTCCGGGTCGTCCTCCGCCGGGGGTCCCGAGCCGGCAGGCGCCGCCTCGTCGTTCATGCGTTGACCACGGACCCGTCCGTGGCCGCCTCGTTCGCGGCCAGGGCGGGTTTTGTGGTGAGCAAGGCCGTCGGCAACTCGGTGGTGCGCCACCGGGTGACCCGCCGGTTGCGCCACCTTGTTTCCGCGCGTCTCGGAACACTGCCCGCGGGCACTTCGTTGGTGGTACGGGCATTGCCTCCGGCGGCGTCCGCGTCGAGCGCGGAGCTGGGCTCCGACCTCGACGCCGCGCTGCGCCGGCTCGGCCTCGCGCCGTCCGGCCGCCCGGCCGGGGCCGATGCTCCCCGGCAGCCGCGTCAACAGGGCGCGGCACCCGACCACGGATCAGCGGTGTAAACGGCCATGGACGCCACCTCCGAGCACAGCACCACCGAAGCACCCGAGGAAGGAAAGCCGCCCCGGCCGGGACCGGTCGCGTGGGTGCTGCTCCTTCCCGTGCGGTTCTACCGCAAGGCGATCTCGCCCTTTCTTCCCCCGGCCTGCCGGTTCTACCCGAGCTGCAGCGCGTACGCAGTCGAAGCCCTGACCCGCCACGGCGCGGCCAAGGGCTCCTACCTCGCGCTGCGCCGGCTGCTTCGCTGCGGCCCGTGGACCCCGCCCGGCCGCGACCCGGTGCCCGAGAAGTTCTCGTGGCGACACCGCACGCCTGAAACACCGATCGAGGAGTAGCTCAGTGCTCGATTTCATCTACTACCCCGTGTCCTTCATCTTGTGGTGTTGGCACAAGGTCTTCGGGTTCGTCTTCGGGGAAGCGACCGCGATCTCGTGGATCCTCGGCATCATCTTCCTGACGTTCACCGTCCGCGGCATCATGTTCAAGCCGTTCGTGAACCAGGTCCGGTCGATGAAGAAGATGCAAGACTTCGCGCCGGAAATGAAGAAGATCCAGAAGAAGTACGCGAACGACCGGCAGCGCCAGGCGCAGGAGATGCA
Encoded here:
- the yidD gene encoding membrane protein insertion efficiency factor YidD; its protein translation is MDATSEHSTTEAPEEGKPPRPGPVAWVLLLPVRFYRKAISPFLPPACRFYPSCSAYAVEALTRHGAAKGSYLALRRLLRCGPWTPPGRDPVPEKFSWRHRTPETPIEE
- the rnpA gene encoding ribonuclease P protein component, with translation MLPAGARLRRSEDFRVVLRRGSRAGRRRLVVHALTTDPSVAASFAARAGFVVSKAVGNSVVRHRVTRRLRHLVSARLGTLPAGTSLVVRALPPAASASSAELGSDLDAALRRLGLAPSGRPAGADAPRQPRQQGAAPDHGSAV
- the rpmH gene encoding 50S ribosomal protein L34 is translated as MSKGKRTFQPNNRRRAKTHGFRLRMRTRAGRGILAARRRKGRAELSA